Proteins from a genomic interval of Rhodothermus marinus:
- the plsX gene encoding phosphate acyltransferase PlsX, producing the protein MALRVAVDAMGGDAAPAVVVEGALQALEAAPGRLEIQLYGPRPVVEAELAARQALGREGLRLVDAPDVIGMAESPAVAVKTKLRSSIHLGLQAVARGEADVFASAGNTGAIMAAALFILGRLPEVSRPSVVGFFPTTKGRCLVLDIGTNVDCKPEHLLQFARMGSIFVERVWHVERPVVGLLNVGEEPGKGNALTKAAYELLRAAPDLNFRGNVEGRDLMHHVADVVVCDGFVGNVMLKLGESMVTAFVEMLRQEMAAQGLDAAQQRQVLGLLRGVLRRFDYEEYGGAPLLGVNGAVVIGHGSSSARAIARMIQAAAELVEQDVVRSIAAAFHPA; encoded by the coding sequence ATGGCCCTGCGTGTTGCCGTTGATGCCATGGGAGGCGACGCCGCGCCCGCGGTCGTCGTCGAGGGTGCGTTACAGGCGCTTGAGGCGGCCCCCGGGCGCCTGGAGATCCAGCTCTACGGCCCCCGCCCGGTGGTGGAGGCCGAGCTGGCGGCCCGTCAGGCGCTGGGGCGTGAGGGTCTTCGGCTCGTCGATGCGCCGGACGTGATCGGCATGGCCGAGTCGCCCGCCGTGGCCGTCAAGACCAAGCTGCGCTCTTCGATCCATCTGGGGCTGCAGGCCGTCGCCCGGGGCGAGGCCGACGTGTTCGCCAGCGCCGGAAACACCGGGGCCATCATGGCCGCCGCGCTGTTCATTCTGGGGCGTTTGCCCGAGGTCTCGCGTCCGTCGGTGGTGGGCTTTTTCCCCACGACGAAGGGCCGTTGCCTGGTGCTCGACATCGGCACGAACGTCGACTGCAAGCCCGAGCACCTGCTTCAATTCGCCCGGATGGGATCGATCTTCGTCGAGCGCGTCTGGCATGTCGAACGGCCGGTCGTGGGCCTGCTGAACGTCGGGGAAGAGCCCGGTAAGGGCAATGCGCTCACGAAGGCGGCCTACGAGCTGTTGCGGGCCGCGCCGGATCTGAACTTCCGCGGCAACGTCGAGGGTCGGGATCTGATGCACCATGTGGCCGACGTGGTCGTGTGCGACGGCTTCGTAGGCAACGTGATGCTCAAACTGGGCGAGAGCATGGTGACGGCCTTCGTCGAGATGCTCCGCCAGGAAATGGCGGCGCAGGGGCTCGACGCCGCGCAACAGCGACAGGTGCTGGGATTGCTCCGCGGTGTGCTGCGTCGCTTCGACTATGAAGAATACGGGGGGGCGCCGCTGCTGGGCGTCAACGGTGCCGTCGTGATCGGACACGGTAGCTCTTCAGCCCGAGCCATTGCCCGCATGATCCAGGCCGCGGCCGAGCTGGTCGAGCAGGACGTGGTTCGCTCCATTGCCGCCGCCTTTCATCCAGCCTGA